In the genome of Leguminivora glycinivorella isolate SPB_JAAS2020 chromosome 21, LegGlyc_1.1, whole genome shotgun sequence, one region contains:
- the LOC125237433 gene encoding STING ER exit protein, with product MPKVVSRSIVCSDTKDQEEYNETKPLHIYYCICGQMSLILDCTIDRLPLRPTDGARVIDGSKHAHKITSDPDETVYLKREKGIERQYRLKCKKCAIPIYYKADQDSNVVFIMRGALVQTAGENNVTDMYKQVALTQPKKIMVTKHTKNMGKFSSVTVSTIDEEEDEIEAREVADSYANNARIIEKQLERKGMNKRQAEAPVQVQEKRVRGTLIDK from the coding sequence ATGCCGAAAGTAGTATCCCGTAGCATCGTCTGTTCAGACACTAAAGATCAAGAAGAATACAACGAGACGAAGCCACTTCACATCTACTATTGCATATGCGGCCAGATGTCCCTGATTCTAGACTGCACGATCGACCGATTACCGTTACGGCCTACGGACGGAGCGCGCGTGATCGATGGTTCTAAACATGCTCATAAAATTACATCAGATCCCGATGAGACAGTTTATCTAAAGCGTGAGAAAGGTATTGAGAGACAGTACAggttaaaatgcaaaaaatgcgcGATCCCTATCTACTACAAGGCAGATCAAGACAGCAATGTCGTTTTTATCATGAGAGGAGCCTTAGTACAAACCGCAGGTGAAAATAACGTTACAGATATGTACAAACAGGTAGCGTTAACGCAGCCTAAGAAGATTATGGTTACTAAACACACTAAGAACATGGGCAAGTTCAGTTCGGTGACAGTTTCAACAATAGATGAAGAAGAGGATGAAATTGAAGCGAGAGAGGTAGCGGACAGTTATGCTAACAATGCGAGGATTATTGAGAAGCAGTTGGAGAGGAAGGGCATGAATAAGAGGCAGGCGGAGGCTCCGGTGCAGGTCCAGGAGAAGAGAGTGCGGGGGACTTTGattgataaataa